Proteins encoded by one window of Streptacidiphilus sp. PB12-B1b:
- a CDS encoding helix-turn-helix domain-containing protein codes for MTTEQVLPGSDQGEAFCTEAGSAVERVFRLLGKRWTGLIVASMMGGPVHFAEFRRAVPGISERVLSDRLTELAAAGLVLRQVDPGPPLRVSYRLTEVGAGLRPALAELGRWAEECLPSDAGCPGQRPTC; via the coding sequence ATGACGACGGAACAGGTACTGCCGGGCTCCGACCAGGGTGAGGCGTTCTGCACCGAGGCAGGCAGTGCCGTGGAGCGCGTCTTCAGGCTGCTCGGCAAGCGCTGGACCGGCCTGATCGTCGCCTCGATGATGGGCGGGCCGGTGCACTTCGCCGAGTTCCGCCGGGCCGTCCCCGGCATCAGCGAACGCGTGCTCTCCGACCGGCTGACCGAGCTGGCCGCCGCCGGGCTGGTGCTGCGCCAGGTCGATCCCGGGCCACCGCTGCGGGTCAGCTACCGGCTGACCGAGGTCGGGGCGGGGCTGCGCCCGGCCCTGGCCGAGTTGGGGCGCTGGGCCGAGGAGTGCCTGCCCTCGGACGCCGGCTGCCCGGGACAGCGCCCCACCTGCTGA
- a CDS encoding YceI family protein: MSDSSDRTGARLDVGHWLLDAPASTVGIRHKSMWGLVTVAASFTEVSGEGETAADGSAHGTLTVAAASVASGKSKLDTHLRSADFFAVEQHPAFVFTADRVVPGSGASAGTAEVTGRLTILGTTKPFAFTVRTAAAGPDDVTLSGEVTVDRADFGMDWNRAGMLKGLTTVVLALRFSRR, from the coding sequence ATGTCCGACTCCTCCGACCGTACCGGCGCCCGGCTCGACGTCGGCCACTGGCTCCTGGACGCACCCGCGTCCACGGTCGGCATCCGGCACAAGTCGATGTGGGGCCTGGTCACCGTTGCCGCCTCGTTCACCGAGGTCAGCGGGGAGGGGGAGACGGCCGCCGACGGCTCCGCGCACGGCACGCTGACCGTGGCCGCCGCCTCCGTCGCCTCCGGCAAGTCCAAGCTCGACACCCACCTGCGCTCCGCGGACTTCTTCGCGGTCGAGCAGCACCCGGCCTTCGTCTTCACCGCCGACCGGGTCGTCCCCGGCAGCGGCGCCTCGGCCGGGACCGCCGAGGTCACCGGCAGGCTGACGATCCTGGGCACCACCAAGCCGTTCGCCTTCACCGTCCGCACGGCCGCCGCCGGGCCGGACGACGTCACGCTGAGCGGCGAGGTGACGGTGGACCGCGCCGACTTCGGCATGGACTGGAACCGCGCCGGCATGCTGAAGGGCCTGACCACGGTCGTCCTGGCGCTCCGCTTCAGCCGCCGCTGA
- the pcaB gene encoding 3-carboxy-cis,cis-muconate cycloisomerase: protein MTFPAGADSGLLSPVRAGTPAEAATADEAWLQAMLDAEAGLVRAQARLGTVPPEAARTISGLARAELLDLTAIARASRGAANPVVALVRAFTALVAEHSPQAAEFVHRGSTSQDIFDTGLMLVARRTLGLLVADLDATAEALRGLALAHRDTPMPGRTLALHAVPTTFGLKAAGWRASVADAADRLRALRAERLPVQLGGAAGTLAGYVEYARLEPGFGAAPEEYALRLVDAYAAEVGLAAPELPWHSSRTPVAALAAELVLATGVLGKIAVDVQSLARTETGELAEPAADGRGVSSAMPHKRNPALATLIRSAAIQVPAYASVLGQCLMSEDERSAGGWHAEWLPLRECLRLAGGAAYTARELASGLSVFPERMRANLGLTGGLVVSERAAAVLAPVLGKVTAKEVLSRVSAEAAADGRPLAEVLAQAPEVKGRFTPEELDALLDPSGYLGAALLLTDRALDRPGREKALDE, encoded by the coding sequence ATGACCTTTCCCGCAGGCGCCGACTCCGGACTGCTGAGCCCGGTGCGGGCCGGAACCCCGGCCGAGGCGGCCACCGCCGACGAGGCATGGCTGCAGGCGATGCTGGACGCCGAGGCCGGGCTGGTCCGGGCGCAGGCACGGCTGGGCACGGTGCCGCCGGAGGCGGCCCGGACGATCAGCGGACTGGCCCGCGCCGAACTGCTGGACCTGACCGCGATCGCCCGGGCGAGCCGGGGCGCGGCCAACCCGGTGGTGGCGCTGGTACGGGCGTTCACCGCGCTGGTCGCCGAACACTCGCCGCAGGCAGCCGAGTTCGTCCACCGCGGCTCGACCAGCCAGGACATCTTCGACACCGGGCTGATGCTGGTGGCCCGGCGCACGCTGGGCCTGCTGGTGGCCGATCTGGACGCCACCGCCGAGGCGCTGCGCGGACTGGCGCTGGCCCACCGCGACACGCCCATGCCCGGCCGGACGCTGGCGCTGCACGCGGTGCCGACCACCTTCGGCCTGAAGGCGGCGGGCTGGCGGGCCTCGGTCGCCGACGCCGCGGACCGGCTGCGGGCGCTGCGCGCCGAGCGGCTGCCGGTGCAACTGGGCGGCGCGGCAGGCACCTTGGCCGGGTACGTGGAGTACGCCCGGCTGGAGCCCGGCTTCGGCGCCGCCCCGGAGGAGTACGCGCTGCGGCTGGTGGACGCCTACGCCGCCGAGGTGGGTCTGGCCGCGCCGGAGCTGCCGTGGCACTCCAGCCGCACCCCGGTGGCCGCGCTGGCGGCCGAACTGGTTCTGGCCACCGGGGTGTTGGGCAAGATCGCGGTGGATGTGCAGTCGCTGGCGCGGACCGAGACCGGCGAGCTGGCGGAGCCGGCCGCCGACGGGCGCGGGGTGTCCTCGGCCATGCCGCACAAGCGCAATCCGGCCCTGGCCACGCTGATCCGCTCGGCCGCCATCCAAGTCCCGGCCTACGCGAGCGTGTTGGGCCAGTGCCTGATGTCCGAGGACGAGCGCTCGGCGGGCGGCTGGCACGCGGAGTGGCTGCCGCTGCGCGAGTGCCTGCGGCTGGCCGGGGGAGCGGCGTACACCGCGCGGGAGCTGGCGTCCGGCCTGAGCGTCTTCCCGGAGCGGATGCGGGCCAATCTGGGGCTGACCGGTGGCCTGGTGGTCTCCGAGCGGGCGGCCGCGGTGCTCGCACCGGTGCTGGGCAAGGTCACCGCCAAGGAGGTGCTGAGCCGGGTCTCGGCCGAGGCCGCGGCCGACGGCCGGCCGCTGGCGGAGGTGCTGGCGCAGGCCCCGGAGGTCAAGGGCCGCTTCACCCCGGAGGAGCTGGACGCCCTGCTGGACCCGTCCGGCTACCTGGGCGCGGCGCTGCTGCTGACCGATCGGGCGCTGGACCGCCCGGGCCGCGAAAAGGCACTGGACGAATAG
- a CDS encoding LacI family DNA-binding transcriptional regulator: MNRKPPSTGSVTLEDVARVAGVSRATVSRVINGNTTVDPAMRELVERAVAETDYVPNRAARSLVTRRTDSIALVVSEAEQRPVADPFLGRMFTDPFFGRVVTGVMEVIRPRGVQLVLMLVDDAASRANLVSYLRQGHVDGVVLICGHVADPLPRMLAEARVPAVLSGRPGQTTPISFVEADHRAGAALAVEHLVSAGRRRIATIAGPMDMPASQERLTGFREALAAHGLAEAGVAEGDFTQAGGAAAMRRLLAESPDFDAVFVASDLMALGALPVLGREGRSVPQDVALVGFDDSSAALACDPQLTTVRQPLEEMAARMAQLLLQQISDPAEALQSAVFHPTLVIRESA; encoded by the coding sequence ATGAACAGAAAGCCGCCGTCCACCGGGTCGGTCACGCTGGAGGACGTCGCCCGGGTAGCCGGAGTGTCCAGGGCCACCGTCTCCCGCGTCATCAACGGGAACACCACGGTGGACCCGGCCATGCGCGAACTCGTGGAACGCGCGGTCGCGGAGACCGACTACGTGCCCAACCGCGCGGCGCGCTCCCTGGTCACCCGCCGCACCGACTCCATCGCCCTGGTCGTCTCCGAGGCCGAACAGCGCCCGGTCGCCGACCCCTTCCTCGGCCGGATGTTCACCGACCCCTTCTTCGGACGCGTCGTCACCGGCGTCATGGAGGTCATCCGCCCGCGCGGCGTGCAACTGGTGCTGATGCTGGTGGACGACGCCGCCTCGCGCGCCAACCTGGTCAGCTACCTGCGCCAGGGCCACGTCGACGGCGTGGTGTTGATCTGCGGCCATGTCGCCGATCCGCTGCCCCGGATGCTCGCCGAGGCGCGGGTTCCGGCGGTGCTGTCCGGACGCCCGGGCCAGACCACCCCGATCAGCTTCGTCGAGGCCGACCACCGGGCCGGCGCGGCGCTGGCCGTCGAGCACCTGGTCTCGGCCGGGCGGCGGCGGATCGCCACCATCGCCGGGCCCATGGACATGCCCGCCAGCCAGGAGCGGCTCACCGGCTTCCGCGAGGCGCTGGCCGCGCACGGCCTCGCCGAAGCCGGGGTGGCCGAGGGCGACTTCACCCAGGCCGGCGGCGCGGCCGCGATGCGCCGACTGCTCGCCGAATCACCGGACTTCGACGCCGTGTTCGTCGCCTCCGACCTGATGGCGCTGGGCGCCCTGCCGGTGCTCGGACGCGAGGGGCGCAGCGTCCCGCAGGACGTCGCCCTGGTCGGCTTCGACGACAGCAGCGCCGCCCTGGCCTGCGACCCGCAACTGACCACCGTCCGCCAGCCGTTGGAGGAGATGGCCGCACGCATGGCGCAGCTGCTGCTCCAGCAGATCAGCGACCCCGCCGAGGCCCTCCAGTCCGCCGTCTTCCACCCCACCCTGGTCATCCGCGAATCCGCCTGA
- a CDS encoding DUF3291 domain-containing protein, which produces MPHLALYTFGVLKSPLADPALLTREFYDTGEAVYRKISHHPGYLAHAEAADPGRGALFDSDWGGWGAFAVPSWYGKGRTPETTALAATLSLWTDQRPAFDAVYTGLHREALNRRYDWFERTGHPGHVLWWVSDGVTPTWQDGVSRLEHLHDHGSAPHAFTFHHSFAPDATPTTTKATAPNTDQAR; this is translated from the coding sequence ATGCCCCATCTTGCGCTGTACACCTTCGGCGTCCTGAAGTCGCCTCTCGCCGATCCCGCACTTCTCACACGCGAGTTCTACGACACCGGCGAGGCCGTCTACCGGAAGATCAGCCATCACCCCGGATACCTCGCTCACGCGGAAGCGGCAGACCCCGGCCGGGGCGCACTCTTCGACTCGGACTGGGGTGGGTGGGGAGCGTTCGCGGTACCGTCCTGGTACGGCAAGGGCCGTACGCCGGAGACCACCGCCCTGGCCGCGACCCTCTCGCTGTGGACCGACCAGCGCCCCGCCTTCGACGCCGTCTACACCGGTCTCCACCGTGAGGCGCTGAACAGGCGCTACGACTGGTTCGAGAGGACAGGACACCCGGGCCACGTGCTCTGGTGGGTCTCCGACGGCGTAACGCCCACCTGGCAGGACGGGGTCTCCCGGCTGGAACACCTCCACGACCACGGCTCCGCGCCGCACGCCTTCACCTTCCACCACTCGTTCGCCCCGGACGCAACGCCGACCACGACCAAAGCCACCGCCCCGAACACCGACCAGGCGCGCTGA
- a CDS encoding DHA2 family efflux MFS transporter permease subunit, which translates to MTTTSPRPETGDSTAGAPASAASRLALVVASGATFLAVLDTTVVNVAFPSLRSDFRTEPLSHLTWVITAYTVVFAALLAVAGRVADILGRRRLFLISTSLFTVASLLSGVSPNLPTLVAARTLQGIAAAGMIPAALGLVLAHTAPARRAAAIGVWGAVGSMAAAVGPSLGGLLVNVWGWRAVFLINLPLGVVFVGLAVRGVSADAPSGRRMPDPVGVVALALGMSGLVFGVTQGSAWGWGSGSVLTLLIGGALLTALALALSRRHVSPAIEWDLWQSRTFAGTNLTSLLFGAAMYAYLLSTLLFLNTVWGYSELKAGLAVTPGAFSAAAGAMVVGRRIGPAKQWLAVLTGSALFAGSCALMYLLLGTEKRYLALWLPIGVVAGVGIGAALTGLSTAAARSLPPERFASGTGLLMTARQAGGALGIAALAAILQHSGMLGDKGYLDTFLACAGCSAVAAVSALTIRRRGPE; encoded by the coding sequence ATGACGACCACCTCACCCCGGCCGGAGACCGGCGACAGCACGGCCGGCGCACCGGCGTCCGCCGCCTCCCGGCTGGCCCTCGTGGTCGCCTCCGGGGCCACCTTCCTCGCCGTGCTCGACACCACGGTCGTCAACGTCGCCTTCCCCAGCCTGCGCTCCGACTTCCGCACCGAGCCGCTCTCCCACCTGACCTGGGTCATCACCGCCTACACCGTGGTCTTCGCGGCGCTGCTGGCGGTCGCCGGGCGGGTCGCCGACATCCTCGGACGGCGGCGGCTGTTCCTCATCTCCACCTCGCTGTTCACCGTCGCCTCGCTGCTCAGCGGCGTCTCGCCGAACCTGCCGACGCTGGTCGCCGCCCGCACCCTGCAGGGCATCGCCGCGGCGGGCATGATCCCGGCCGCGCTCGGCCTGGTGCTGGCGCACACCGCGCCCGCCCGCCGCGCCGCCGCGATCGGCGTCTGGGGCGCGGTCGGCAGCATGGCCGCCGCCGTCGGCCCCAGCCTCGGCGGGCTGCTGGTCAACGTCTGGGGCTGGCGCGCGGTCTTCCTGATCAACCTGCCGCTGGGCGTGGTCTTCGTCGGCCTGGCCGTGCGCGGCGTCAGCGCCGACGCCCCCAGCGGGCGGCGGATGCCCGACCCGGTCGGCGTCGTCGCGCTGGCGCTCGGCATGAGCGGCCTGGTCTTCGGCGTCACCCAGGGCAGCGCCTGGGGCTGGGGCTCCGGCTCGGTGCTGACCCTGCTGATCGGCGGCGCGCTGCTGACCGCCCTGGCCCTGGCGCTGTCGCGCCGCCACGTCTCGCCCGCCATCGAGTGGGACCTCTGGCAGAGCCGCACCTTCGCCGGGACCAACCTCACCTCGCTGCTGTTCGGCGCGGCCATGTACGCCTACCTGCTCAGCACCCTGCTGTTCCTGAACACCGTCTGGGGCTACTCCGAGCTGAAGGCCGGGCTGGCGGTCACCCCCGGCGCGTTCAGCGCGGCGGCCGGGGCGATGGTGGTCGGCCGCCGGATCGGCCCGGCCAAGCAGTGGCTGGCGGTGCTGACCGGCTCGGCCCTCTTCGCCGGCTCCTGCGCGCTGATGTACCTGCTGCTCGGCACCGAGAAGCGCTACCTGGCGCTGTGGCTGCCGATCGGCGTCGTGGCCGGGGTCGGCATCGGCGCGGCGCTCACCGGGCTCTCCACCGCCGCCGCCCGCTCGCTGCCGCCCGAGCGCTTCGCCTCCGGCACCGGGCTGCTGATGACGGCCAGGCAGGCGGGCGGCGCGCTCGGCATCGCCGCGCTGGCGGCCATCCTGCAGCACAGCGGCATGCTCGGCGACAAGGGCTACCTGGACACGTTCCTGGCCTGCGCCGGGTGCTCGGCGGTGGCCGCGGTCTCGGCCCTCACCATCCGCCGCCGCGGCCCGGAGTAA
- a CDS encoding FMN-dependent NADH-azoreductase, with the protein MATLLHIDSSALFEGSASREVTASFRAAWQEQHPEGTVVYRDLAATLPPHLDAAGITAGFADPATHTEAQRAAAAVREELISELEQADAIVIGAPMYNLGVPSTLKAWLDQVVLMGRTAGENPSAAGTPTVVVASRGGSYAPGTPREGFEFVQNYLEKLLSGLLGLKVEFIVPELTMARSNPAMAELVDKADASRAQAHEDAKAKAKELAIQLAA; encoded by the coding sequence ATGGCCACGCTGCTGCACATCGACTCCTCCGCCCTCTTCGAGGGCTCCGCCTCGCGTGAGGTCACCGCCTCGTTCCGGGCGGCCTGGCAGGAGCAGCACCCGGAGGGCACGGTCGTCTACCGCGACCTGGCCGCCACCCTTCCGCCGCACCTGGACGCCGCCGGGATCACCGCCGGTTTCGCCGACCCCGCCACCCACACCGAGGCGCAGCGCGCCGCGGCCGCCGTGCGCGAGGAGCTGATCAGCGAGCTGGAGCAGGCGGACGCCATCGTCATCGGCGCCCCCATGTACAACCTCGGGGTTCCCTCCACCCTCAAGGCGTGGCTGGACCAGGTCGTCCTGATGGGCCGCACCGCCGGGGAGAACCCCTCCGCCGCGGGCACCCCGACCGTGGTGGTGGCCTCGCGCGGCGGCTCCTACGCCCCGGGCACCCCGCGCGAGGGCTTCGAGTTCGTCCAGAACTACCTGGAGAAGCTGCTGAGCGGCCTGCTGGGGCTTAAGGTCGAATTCATCGTGCCGGAGCTGACCATGGCCCGGTCCAACCCGGCCATGGCCGAGCTGGTCGACAAGGCCGACGCCTCGCGTGCCCAGGCCCACGAGGACGCCAAGGCCAAGGCGAAGGAGCTGGCGATCCAGCTCGCCGCCTGA
- a CDS encoding ricin-type beta-trefoil lectin domain protein yields the protein MFRPRAKRTATAAALPLAALGLLLGSTPAAHAASSAFPAHYAAPYLQISSSDAGDMAADMNATGLKDYTLAFLIPQSGCTPEWEDDGSGVGAFTSQINALKAAGGNVIISFGGADGGELAQTCTSVTSLTAAYANVVNTYGVTRLDFDIEGGVLDDSSANTLRNKALAALQAENPAVQIDYTLAVAPNGLPSEELGVLQGAKSAGVNVSTVNLMTMDFGDGQNALADAESAATDTASQLASLYGISTAAGYAKEGLTPIAGQNDDNEVFSQSNASTLESFAAANGVQELSFWEVDGYDKPVGYAYSKIFNKITGGSSGGGGGSTATGQITGYGGLCVDDRSASTADYNPVQVYTCNGTAAQQWTVASGNTLQVLGKCLDVDAAGTANGTAVDLYDCNGTGAQVWQPQSDGALLNPESGKCLDDTGWSTTPGTQLQIWSCTGAANQQWNLPS from the coding sequence ATGTTCCGGCCCCGTGCCAAGAGAACCGCCACCGCCGCCGCACTCCCGCTGGCCGCGCTGGGTCTGCTGCTCGGCAGCACCCCCGCCGCACACGCCGCCAGCAGCGCCTTCCCCGCCCACTACGCCGCGCCCTACCTGCAGATATCGAGCAGCGACGCGGGCGACATGGCCGCCGACATGAACGCCACCGGACTGAAGGACTACACCCTGGCGTTCCTGATCCCGCAGTCCGGCTGTACCCCGGAGTGGGAGGACGACGGCTCCGGGGTCGGCGCCTTCACCTCGCAGATCAACGCGCTGAAGGCGGCGGGCGGCAACGTCATCATCTCCTTCGGCGGGGCCGACGGCGGTGAGCTGGCGCAGACCTGCACCTCGGTGACCTCGCTCACCGCCGCGTACGCCAACGTGGTCAACACCTACGGGGTCACCCGGCTCGACTTCGACATCGAGGGCGGTGTGCTGGACGACTCCTCCGCCAACACCCTGCGCAACAAGGCACTGGCGGCGTTGCAGGCGGAGAACCCGGCCGTGCAGATCGACTACACGCTCGCGGTCGCGCCCAACGGCCTGCCCTCCGAGGAGCTGGGCGTGCTGCAGGGTGCCAAGAGCGCGGGCGTCAACGTCAGCACCGTCAACCTGATGACGATGGACTTCGGCGACGGCCAGAACGCGCTGGCCGACGCGGAGTCGGCCGCCACCGACACCGCCTCGCAGCTGGCCAGTCTGTACGGGATCTCCACCGCCGCCGGCTACGCCAAGGAGGGGCTGACCCCGATCGCCGGGCAGAACGACGACAACGAGGTCTTCTCCCAGTCCAACGCCTCCACCCTGGAGAGCTTCGCCGCCGCCAACGGCGTTCAGGAGCTGTCCTTCTGGGAGGTCGACGGCTACGACAAGCCGGTCGGCTACGCCTACTCGAAGATCTTCAACAAGATCACCGGCGGCAGCAGCGGCGGTGGCGGCGGCTCCACCGCGACCGGCCAGATCACCGGTTACGGCGGCCTGTGCGTGGACGACCGCTCGGCCTCGACCGCCGACTACAACCCGGTCCAGGTCTACACCTGCAACGGAACCGCCGCCCAGCAGTGGACGGTTGCCTCCGGCAACACCCTCCAGGTGCTGGGCAAGTGCCTGGACGTGGACGCGGCCGGTACCGCCAACGGCACCGCCGTGGACCTGTACGACTGCAACGGCACCGGCGCGCAGGTCTGGCAGCCGCAGTCGGACGGAGCCCTGTTGAACCCGGAGTCCGGCAAGTGCCTGGACGACACCGGCTGGTCCACCACCCCCGGCACCCAGCTGCAGATCTGGTCCTGCACCGGAGCCGCCAACCAGCAGTGGAACCTGCCCAGTTGA
- a CDS encoding ricin-type beta-trefoil lectin domain protein: protein MHHPTPRTGRLRPGTTGGIALAAFALALAGPGTVTAAHAAAPGTTHAAAHAKAPTAAARTATVKAAATGATGPITGYGGLCVDDRSASTADYNPVQVYTCNGTTAQQWTVASGNTLQVLGKCLDVDAAGTANGTAVDLYDCNGTGAQVWQPQSDGALLNPASGKCLDDTGWSTTPGTQLQIWSCTGAANQQWNLPSSGGGGGGSAPNLGPNVLTFTPSMSSATIQSEINSVYSQQQSNQFGTSRYALLFAPGSYNVSVPVGFYTQVAGLGLSPTQTTITGGGVSADASWNSGNATENFWRSAENLTLDPSSGTTEWAVSQASPLRRVNVEGNLVLDDNGGWSSGGFLGDSVVTGQVNSGSQQQWLSRNDQVGSWTGSNWNMVFVGDSGTPSTSFPNPPYTSVAQTPTSAEAPFLYVDGTGAYHVFVPADRSNSVGTDWSGGNPAGTSLPISDFYIATPSDTAATINAALSAGKDLIFTPGVYQLNGTINVNNPDTVVLGLGLATLVANGGTTALSVADVNGVKVTGLIIDAGSTNSPVLMQVGPSGSSAGHAADPTVLSDVYFRIGGATVGKASETLQINSSNVIGDNMWLWRADHGNSGTVGWTTNTAANGLVVNGANVTLYGLAVEHYQQYQVQWNGNGGSTYFYQSEMPYDPPNQAAWMNGSSDGYASYKVGAGVTSHQAYGLGVYCYFDVNPAVTADHAIEAPDTSGVKLHDMVTVSLGGTGTIDHIVNGTGAAVDSGSTVADLVSYP from the coding sequence ATGCACCACCCGACACCACGGACGGGCCGACTGCGGCCGGGCACCACCGGCGGCATCGCCCTGGCGGCGTTCGCGCTCGCCCTGGCCGGACCCGGCACGGTCACCGCCGCCCACGCCGCCGCGCCCGGCACCACCCACGCCGCCGCCCACGCCAAGGCACCGACCGCAGCTGCCAGGACCGCCACGGTCAAGGCCGCCGCCACCGGCGCCACCGGGCCGATCACCGGTTACGGCGGCCTGTGCGTGGACGACCGCTCGGCCTCGACCGCCGACTACAACCCGGTCCAGGTCTACACCTGCAATGGAACCACCGCCCAGCAGTGGACCGTGGCCTCCGGCAACACCCTCCAAGTCCTGGGCAAGTGCCTGGACGTGGACGCGGCCGGTACCGCCAACGGCACCGCCGTGGACCTCTACGACTGCAACGGCACCGGCGCCCAGGTCTGGCAGCCCCAGTCCGACGGAGCCCTGTTGAACCCGGCCTCCGGCAAGTGCCTGGACGACACCGGCTGGTCCACCACCCCCGGCACCCAGCTGCAGATCTGGTCCTGCACCGGAGCCGCCAACCAGCAATGGAACCTGCCCAGTTCGGGCGGCGGCGGTGGCGGCAGCGCCCCGAACCTCGGGCCGAACGTGCTGACGTTCACCCCGTCGATGTCCAGCGCCACCATCCAGAGCGAGATCAACAGCGTCTACAGCCAGCAGCAGTCCAACCAGTTCGGCACCAGCCGCTACGCGCTGCTGTTCGCGCCCGGCAGCTACAACGTCAGTGTGCCGGTGGGCTTCTACACCCAGGTGGCCGGGCTCGGACTGTCGCCGACGCAGACCACCATCACCGGCGGCGGCGTCAGCGCCGACGCCAGTTGGAACAGCGGCAACGCCACCGAGAACTTCTGGCGCTCGGCCGAGAACCTGACGCTGGACCCCTCCTCCGGCACCACCGAGTGGGCGGTGTCGCAGGCGTCCCCGCTGCGCCGGGTGAACGTCGAGGGCAATCTCGTCCTGGACGACAACGGCGGCTGGTCCAGCGGCGGCTTCCTCGGCGACTCGGTCGTCACCGGCCAGGTGAACTCCGGCAGCCAGCAGCAGTGGCTGTCCCGGAACGACCAGGTCGGCAGCTGGACCGGCTCCAACTGGAACATGGTCTTCGTCGGCGACAGCGGCACGCCCTCGACCAGCTTCCCCAACCCGCCCTACACCAGCGTGGCGCAGACGCCCACCAGCGCGGAGGCGCCGTTCCTGTACGTCGACGGCACCGGCGCCTACCACGTCTTCGTCCCGGCCGACCGGAGCAACTCGGTGGGCACCGACTGGTCCGGCGGCAACCCGGCCGGGACCTCGCTGCCGATCAGCGACTTCTACATCGCCACCCCGTCCGACACCGCCGCCACCATCAACGCGGCGCTTTCGGCCGGGAAGGACCTGATCTTCACCCCGGGCGTGTACCAGCTGAACGGCACCATCAACGTGAACAACCCGGACACGGTCGTCCTCGGCCTGGGCCTGGCCACGCTGGTGGCGAACGGCGGGACCACCGCCCTCTCGGTGGCCGACGTCAACGGCGTGAAGGTCACCGGCCTGATCATCGACGCGGGCAGCACCAACTCGCCGGTGCTGATGCAGGTCGGCCCGAGCGGCTCCAGCGCCGGCCACGCCGCCGACCCGACCGTCCTGTCCGACGTGTACTTCCGCATCGGCGGGGCGACCGTGGGCAAGGCCAGTGAGACGCTGCAGATCAACAGCAGCAACGTGATCGGCGACAACATGTGGCTGTGGCGGGCCGACCACGGCAATAGCGGAACCGTCGGCTGGACCACCAACACCGCCGCCAACGGCCTGGTCGTCAACGGCGCGAACGTCACGCTGTACGGGCTGGCGGTCGAGCACTACCAGCAGTACCAGGTGCAGTGGAACGGCAACGGCGGCAGCACGTACTTCTACCAGAGCGAGATGCCGTACGACCCGCCGAACCAGGCGGCGTGGATGAACGGCAGCAGTGACGGGTACGCGTCCTACAAGGTCGGCGCCGGCGTCACCAGCCACCAGGCGTACGGCCTCGGCGTGTACTGCTACTTCGACGTCAACCCGGCCGTGACGGCCGACCATGCCATCGAGGCCCCCGACACCTCCGGGGTCAAACTGCACGACATGGTCACCGTCTCGCTGGGCGGCACCGGGACGATCGACCACATCGTCAACGGGACCGGCGCCGCAGTGGACTCCGGCAGCACGGTGGCGGACCTGGTCAGCTACCCCTAG